The following nucleotide sequence is from Cricetulus griseus strain 17A/GY chromosome 9, alternate assembly CriGri-PICRH-1.0, whole genome shotgun sequence.
ATAGAAATAAGACAGACTTTCTTGCAAAGAAAAGTAAAGCCAAAACTGTCCATGGAGGTTGTCCTCTGCCATGCACTCATAACTTTAAAAGTTTAAACATTTTCCCatacagtcacacatacacacactcagaggcAACATAAacttacaaagagaaaatattctcTAAGGATAACAAGTATTTATATAGTTGAGTCaaatttattcattgattttttgatgaaaatattaCCTTGTAAAGCTGAGTGAATTAATAAAGTAATAATTTCCTCTAACTGTAGAAGGTAAAACCAAGATCAGTGCCCCAGGAATACTTCATAAGGGTGTTTTTTCATATTCATGGTCAAAATTTTAGTAATGTACTAAATACCATTGAAAATACAATGAGCTGTCATGGGACTGTCAATAATGAAGATACTAACTAcaggattttatttcattttaacaagGTAACATAATTAGTTGAATTCCAATCATTTATTGGGAAAATTTAAATGTGAAACATATATAAACACTAATATTTGAACTAGAAAAACCAGCAGATTGAGCTGCAGCTCTGTATGATCTATGATTTACTttagtgtgtttttatttcatttattcaggtataattttaaaaactaccaATTTGTTCTGGCCCTGCTATTTGCCATTGAGGAGATCAACAGGAATCTCAGTCTTTTACCAAACATATCTCTGGGATTTCATTTTCATAATGTTCCACAGGGTGAAAAAAACATTCTTGCGCAAGTCCTTATTTGGCTCACTGGCCAGAGTATTCCACCCCTTAACTATAACTGTGTAAAGGAGATAAAGTCAGCTGCTGCACTAACAGGACCATCTTGGGCAACATCTGCCCATATTGGGACAGTGCTTCACCTCTACAAATTCCCACAGGTGAGGAATCATATTTGATTTATAGCTAGATATTCTTGCTCACAATTCAGAGTTATGTTAAGATAAAAGAGAGACATGTGGATTACTTAGCTATATGTGACAAGTGTCTAGACCCATGGAGAGGGATGCATATTACATGCACTTGGAAAGTAAAGAAAACCAAGGATGGAGGAGACAGAAGGATAGATTAAAAATGGAGGAGAGTTCAGCAATTCACTGCAAACTCTTTCACAGAGATTTACCTTTAAAATCTGGATGAACCAGTCATCATGCTGAGCATTTCCATCTGCTCCTTTAGAAGAGACATTGTGTTTGGTGGCATTGTTTGACTCTTGTCCCTAATTGCTTTCTCTTCAGCTTACCATTGGCCCTTTTGATTCTATCTTGAGTGACCAAAGTCAGTTTAATTCTCTCTATCAGTTGGCCCCCAAAGGCACATCTCTATCACTTGCCATGGTCTCTTTGATGGTTCATTTTGGCTGGAACTGGGTTGGTCTGCTTCTTCCAGATGACCACAGAGGGACTGAGTTTCTGTcagatttaagaaaaaatatggagaaaaatagaGTTTGCATAGCTTTTGTGGAAATGATCACAAGCACATGGACTTCATTTACCTACAAATTCTGGCCAAATTTTGGAAAGATCCAAGAATCATTGGCCAATATCATCATCATTTATGGTGATAATGAGTCACTACAAGGATTAATGGTAAATATAGGAAAACAGTCTTTGACGAGGAAAGTCTGGGTCATGAACTCTCAATGGGATGCTACCAACCATGCCGATTATTTCTTGCTAGATTCATTCCATGGAAGTCTCATTTTTTCACGTCAATATGAAGAGATTGTTGGATTTCCAAATTTTATCAAAACAGTTAATCCTTTCAAATACCCAGAAGACATTTACCTTCCTAAGTTATGGTTTTTGTTCTTCAAATGCTCATTTTCAGAGCTTGATTGTCAACTTTCAGAAAAATGCCAACTCAATGCTTCCTTGGAATTTCTGCCTAGACACATTTTTGACATGGCAATGAGTGAAGAAAGTTATAATATATACAAGGCTGTATATACTTTCGCCCACAGTCTCCATGAAATGAGCCTTCATCAAGTACAAATGCAATCCtttgaaaacaggaaagaaatggCATTCTTTCCATGGATGGTAATACCCCTTCCATACTATTAGAGCATCAGCAATGTGACATTTTGAGATTGTTTGAATAAGATCCAAATTAGGTATACATATTTGATcattatatagaaaataaaaggagaatcTTTATTTGTCATCTTATATTACAAGGCAGTGAAGCTCTTTGTGTGCATGTTGCTGAGCAATGGAGTGCTAGTGCAAAGGAGATGATGTTAGAGACATAAAGGTTGTGTCACACTGGGAATttgtgatgcacgcctttaatcccaacactcaggaggcagaggcaggtggatctctgtgagttacaggccagcctggtctccaaagcaagtgccaggataggctccaaagctacacagagaaaccctgtctcaaaaaattcaaaaaataggTTGTGTCACAAATAGTTTCTAACTTCCCATTGTAAGTTATTCCTTTTGAAAACTAAGCATTTCTCAGTAAGTGAAACAATGAGAGCTCATTTGTACAAGGTGTTAGTacataaataatttcttttaactaCTATTTAGTCATCATGGAACTTTGGAATACACTATGTATGTAAGTAAATTtgtacagctttttaaaaagaagttgagATTTACTTCAATCAATACTCATTGATTCCTTTCCTGAgtctgtttcaaatattttattgaggatgGGTGTCCCTTGAGAGATAAAATGACATCACACTATCCTAGGTATCCACTTCTCAGGATCAGTGATACCTGCATTAGTGTGGTATCCTACATAAAAGATTATAATCAACGAGAGTCATTCTATTATCCACTTGTGGTCAACTACTCTTGCCTACTTTAAAATATGTCATTGCATCCCTTTCAGCTTCACCCTTTCTTGAGGAATAATTATGCCAGAGACAACATGGCTTTACATTGGAAACAGGAGTTAGATGATAAGTATGACATTGTCAACTTTTGGAATTTTCCAAAGGGTCTTGGACTAAAAGTGAAAGTGGGAACCTTTTTACCCAATGCGCCCAAAGGTCATCAGTTGTCCTTAAGTGAACAGTTGATACAATGGCCAAAAATATATTCAGAGGTGAGTTATGATTCATTTTTAAGACTAAACTTATCATAATAAAACAAAGATACCCACCAGTAAAATAATATCTGGATTCTAACTCAAAACCAATTAGTGTAAAACTTCCAGTagagaagaatgaaaaacaaCATCCAGTATACAGTGTTTTATTGTACCCTAATTATTAAAGATGAATTTGGGGTCTTAAATCTTTGTTAATATTCAGTCTCTTAATTTATGATTCATACCACAAAattattacataaaataataattatattttcttcctgTCATCAAACATCATCACTAAAAGTGACTTTtgaaaaatgggttaattttgaCTTATAGCACTTCAGGTATGAGAGTCCTTTATGGTCAGATGAAATGAAGAGGTGTTACATCCATGGAGAGATGAGCAGAAACCTGAAACAAGATGTTTCAGTGAACACACTAGAAgtagagaggaaactggaatttggTTAGGATCATATATGTTCATATTTCACAACCATAGAAGTAATTCTGCCAGCAATTCTGCAATGCTTATAATTGCCACTTTTCATTCAACCCAATACACAGTGTCTCTCAAAGTATTCCTTCACTCTACCTGAAAGTGACTGGTtaattctgttttagtttttttggttttggatttttccatattttatttcattttacattccaaccacactTCTCCCATCCCTACAAATActcccctcacttcctcccactctccctcatTTCCACCCAAGTTTACCCCAACTCCATTCCTCCTCACTGAGAAGGGCTCCGAAGAAGAGTCAACATAGTTTGGCACAACAGGGTGGGGCAGGGCCTGATGCCTCTCTCCTGGATAAAGGTTGAACATGACATTCTAACCATAAGAAATTGGCTTCAACAAGCTAGCTTATGTACTGGGATTATTCATGGTCCTACTGACAGTATGGCATCTCACCCTAGGAAATAGGCTCATCATATACAAGGCTTGTGTCATGGCCTACTGCCATGGGCCTCACTGATAGTCCAAGATTCACAAGTGTCTTTCACCTATGGAGGGCCTACTTCAGTCCACCTGAAGTCTCCACAGTTACAGACCTAGAGTCCATCATTTTCCATGAGCtttgttcagctgtctctgttcatttctccattatgatcCCGACTTCCCTTGaacatatgttccctcctccccctctttgcCTGGATTACCAAAGCTTGTCTGATTCTCAGTTGTGATCTCTGTGTCTTgatccatcaattactggatgaggaaTTTATGATGACAATTGAAGTATACATCAAACTGATTATAGGTATAGGCCAGTTCACAAATCACCTCtaatattgctaggagtcttacttGGGAagatccttgtagattcctgggagttaccctagcaccaagTTTCTCCTTAATCCCATAGTGTCTTTCTCTATTAATATATCTTTTAcattgctcttccatttcctccctgccCACCTAGGCCATCTCAATCCCTTCTGTTCTCATCTCCACACTGTCCCCttattccttctcccccacccatAGATTTTCCTGTAGgtatcatctaatttctcttcccaagGTGATCAATATGTTCCTCTTATAATCCTCCTTGTTATGTAGCTTCTCCAGATCTGAGGACTTTacactggttatcctttgcttcatATGTAATATACACTTTTGAGTGGATACATACCATGTTTCCCCTTTTGAGTCTAAGTTATATAAttcaggttgatttttttctagtttttatcCCCATTTTCCCGAAAAATTCATGCGGCCATTATTTTTACCACTgtctagtactccattgtataaagtaccacattttttcttatttattctttagtTGTGGGTGGGGGCATGTGGGTGGTTTCCAAGTtttgggtattacaaataatgttgctatgaatattttTTAGCaattgtccttgtggtatgattgagtgtcctttgggtaaatTACTAAGAGTGGTATcgatgggtcttgaggtagattgattgccaGTTTTCTTGgaagctgccatactgatttctaaaatggGTATTCAAGTTTGGaatcccaccagcattggaggagtatTACCCtgacttcacatcctctccaacataaggtATTCTCAGTAATTTTGATaatagtcattctgacaggtgtaagatgatatctcagagttattcTGATTTGCATTTAAGTATGTTGAGCATTCGCTTAAATGTCTTTTGGGCagttgagattcttctggtgagaattctctgatAGCTCTGTACCCCAACTTTCAACTGGGATTttgtgtattttgatgtctagtttcttgatttctttataaattttgaagaCTTAACCTCTGCCAGAGATGGGGTTAGTAAACATCTTTTCTCAGAGAATACTTGTACAAATGAATtccaggctacttcccactttgtcttgttCAATATAGCTGTATGTatattgaggtccttgatccaatTGGATTTTGTGCATGCCATTAGATACAGACCTATTTGCAATCAACTGCATGTTAacatccagttgtaccagcaatGTATGTGAAAGAGATTTCCCttttccattgtaccattttggcttctttgtcaaaaataaggtgttcagaGGTATGTGAATTCATTACATTTGATTTCATTGAGCCccctatctgtttttatgccaatatcaaactatttttatttctatagctcTATATAGTAGAGTTTGTAGACTGAGATGGCAATGCCTCTGGAAATTCCTATATTGTATAGGATTTTTTAGCTCctctgcattttctgtttttccatatgaacttgaatattgttctttgaaagtctatgaagaattgtgttggaattttgatggggatgacATTGACTCTAGATTGCTTTTCAAAGGATTGACATTTTCATTATGTTGATCTACCtttccatgagcatgggagatagttccattttctgatatcctcttcaattCCTTCATTTAGGGACATAGTTCTTGTACAAGTctctcacttgtttggttagtgttaccctaaggtattttatggttttggctattttaaagggtgatgtttctctgattactttATCAGCccctttgtcatttgtatataagaaggctactgatttttttgagttaatgttgtatcTTGCCAcgttactgaaggtgtttatcagccataagTGATTCCAGGTAGAATTTTTTcagggtcacttatgtatgctATCACATCTTCTTTAAATACTGATTgcttgacatcttcctttccactATATATACCCTTTATCACCATGTATTTtactccatttagtttggtgttggctgttggcctgctat
It contains:
- the LOC100754540 gene encoding vomeronasal type-2 receptor 116, whose product is MIIFNPCYICAYNSSECYVRIKDDFHHKGDVDIGAFFQIHSFYTGNKVPHSYVPYYFNDVYLQYNFKNYQFVLALLFAIEEINRNLSLLPNISLGFHFHNVPQGEKNILAQVLIWLTGQSIPPLNYNCVKEIKSAAALTGPSWATSAHIGTVLHLYKFPQLTIGPFDSILSDQSQFNSLYQLAPKGTSLSLAMVSLMVHFGWNWVGLLLPDDHRGTEFLSDLRKNMEKNRVCIAFVEMITSTWTSFTYKFWPNFGKIQESLANIIIIYGDNESLQGLMVNIGKQSLTRKVWVMNSQWDATNHADYFLLDSFHGSLIFSRQYEEIVGFPNFIKTVNPFKYPEDIYLPKLWFLFFKCSFSELDCQLSEKCQLNASLEFLPRHIFDMAMSEESYNIYKAVYTFAHSLHEMSLHQVQMQSFENRKEMAFFPWMLHPFLRNNYARDNMALHWKQELDDKYDIVNFWNFPKGLGLKVKVGTFLPNAPKGHQLSLSEQLIQWPKIYSEIPQSSCSESCRPGFRKVALEGKAVCCYGCIPCPGNEISNETDMDQCVKCPESHYANTEKKHCLQKVVSFLDYKDPLGMSLTTIALCLSVLTVVVLQLFVRNRDTPIVKANNRTLSYTLLITLIICFLCTFLFIGHLNTTICILQQIIFGGAFTVALATVLAKAITVVIAFKVTFPSRVVRWLIISKATNSIIPICTMMYLVLCAIWLGTSPPFLDQDAHAEHGHVIIMCNKGSAFAFHGVLGYLCSLALGSYTMAFLSRNLPDTFNEAKFLSFSMLVFFCVWLTFLPVYHSTKGKVMVAMEVFSILASSAALLGLIFAPKCYIILIRPDKNSLHHIRNRPHSRRNKPIKT